Proteins found in one Quercus robur chromosome 2, dhQueRobu3.1, whole genome shotgun sequence genomic segment:
- the LOC126714366 gene encoding 54S ribosomal protein L19, mitochondrial-like gives MSTLKEILTRRPLAATIRLTVPAGGARPAPPVGPALGQYRLNLMAFCKDFNARTQKYKPDTPMAVTITAFKDNTFEFIVKSPSVTWYLKKAAGIESGSSRPSHVVASSITLKHVYEIAKIKQSDPYCQYMSLESISKSIIGTANSMGIKVVKDLD, from the coding sequence ATGTCGACCCTAAAAGAGATCCTAACACGACGGCCCTTGGCGGCAACTATCCGGTTGACAGTGCCAGCTGGAGGGGCCAGACCCGCACCACCTGTGGGCCCAGCACTGGGTCAGTACCGACTGAATCTGATGGCCTTTTGCAAGGACTTCAATGCCCGCACTCAAAAGTACAAGCCTGACACCCCTATGGCAGTCACCATCACGGCCTTCAAGGACAACACCTTCGAATTTATTGTCAAATCCCCCTCCGTAACCTGGTACCTCAAGAAAGCAGCTGGAATCGAGTCTGGCAGCTCCCGCCCCAGCCACGTGGTTGCCTCCTCCATTACCCTCAAGCACGTCTATGAGATCGCCAAGATCAAGCAGTCTGATCCTTATTGCCAGTACATGTCCTTGGAGTCTATTTCCAAGTCCATCATTGGGACTGCAAATTCTATGGGGATTAAGGTTGTCAAGGATTTAGATTGA